Below is a genomic region from Eupeodes corollae chromosome 1, idEupCoro1.1, whole genome shotgun sequence.
aaatcctttgtcaaaataaataaaatcaaaataatactCGTAAATGAAGATACAAACCTATATTATTAATACCAATTTAACGCACTAAAtataactaaaaaatattgttttgagctAACTGACTTTAAATTGTTGTATTAAACacatattttgtgttttgttctaGAAACTTAATAAATCCCTCGATTTGAACCAATTCCCAGTtcccataatttaaaattgaatatagttAGAAATCCTTGATTGTCTTAGGCCCTGTTTTGCAAGTCAACTCGCGGAAGTCTTGCAGAAGTTTCTTGCCGTCGCGTTTGCATTGTCATGTGAATTCTTGCAATTTCTTTTGCAATAAACGTCTTGCAAGAAGCTCGGGCATCATACTATCGCAATTTATTACGGATGCgatgattattttattattaaaaaaaatctaattttattattaaaaaaaaatctatctaaaaaaCAAGACACTCGGTTCCGTGAGTCAATATCACCGAAGGAAAAACTCCTGTTGACTCTGCGATTCTTAGCATCTATTTTACTCATTTTGTATAAAGCAAAGACGTCAACCAGCCACTTGCGCGAGATATACGAAACTGTTTCGTACGCTGGCGCTGCAAGAACTGTCGCGAGTCGATGCAAAAGtgtttaaattatcaaataattgCACTTGTAAATACTCGCAAGAAATTATGAAAGTACTGTCGCGATAGAACTTGCTTGGTAGTTTCCGCTTGCTGTCGCACTGTCGGTCGGACAGACTATCGTACAATTATTGCAGAAGTTTTTTACAATTGGAAACGTCCTTACAGTTTTCGATTGCTAAACtaaattcctttaaaatttaCTAGAATTAAGCtcgaaatttgaaaaacagGAAGCGTTCAAAATGtcatataaacataaaattagcCTTCAAATCCGtacattacaaaacaaaattaaatacatttggtGGCTCTGTAGCTTGTTACCAGAGTGTAATTAATATTATCcggactatttttttttgaacaaaacttttcatggcaagaattacctTTGCATTGGGGATATGTCAATTAATAACCATCACACCCTTTAATTAACTCCAATACAATTTTAGAGTGAGTAAATTGTAAGAATctttcatttatgttttttgtcaCGAAAAAATGATTTACAAAGTCAATAAAAACATTACCTTCGAAAAAAGATTAGTTGGCAGCTTTTTCATACTACCCATCTCCATATAGGATGTACTTTCCATGTATTTAATGGTCTACTCGACAACTTTACAAACCCTCGTTCCCGACATTATCCTATAGTCATAGACTTGTACTATTGTGCTACTAATAAGATGTTCAACAAACTTTTAGATCCCGTTTAATTTATAGATATTATAATAGGGTACTCCCTTTTGGTCTTAATTGACCATTGGAGCTCGAGTGGAACTCATTTCGACTTAAGAAATTAAGAACTGTGAAAGGCAGAAAAGAGTTACTCAGTTAGTGTTTGGAAAAATGTGtctattttttctaagaatgaTAAGAATGTGCACTCGTTGAAAGTAATTAAGGTAAACTCTTAATgagcgaatttaaaaaaaggtattagaAATCTTCTTAACTTTCACAAATTTTAATTCTACACCTTTTATACCTACCTGCAATAAATGATTCCATAATGTTTATTTCTGTTCACTCACTTGCTTTTAAATGCTTATTCATTCAACTGTTCGGCAGTTTTGAGAATTTTTGCGGAGTATAcattaaatataacaataaaacCATTGAACGcgtatttttgttaaatgcaATGCTgctaaaaagatgttttttttataaattttaaatataaaattgatgccatcaattttaagtttaagttcgACTACCTaaattaatataacaaatttGGTTTGGTGAAAActgcttgaaaaatgttaatacatttttttccgaaaagcaaaataacgtttaaaatATCAGGAAAATccactgaaaacaaaatttagatgTAGAGTCATAGAGTCTTCCGAAATGTGTGTCCACTGCAAatcatacatatacaaaatttaactgagtATAGCATTTTTATATCAACGAGGACATTGATATATCTAgaagatattaaaattaacatgTAAACAAAACGATATATAACAGTAATGTACATTTTTAGTGCTGTTAAAATTGCCATAATTTTCAAAGTGTAAAATCACATAAGAATATTGCTGGAATTTTTAACCAAGGGTGTGtacgcattttttttatttcataaaccTTTTAACACatttgtcttcattttttgttcaacaCATTACACTAAGCTAAAGTGGCAGAATTATGTGTTTACAGTCTTTCAATAAATTAGTCCCTAATTatcttatattgaaaaatattccaAACTACTTAATGcaagaaaaacaacttttacacAGCTTTAATATCATAAACTTAATATTCCATGAAATAAGAACGAAGTAccaaaaaaccttttttcaacaaatccacacctGCAAGTGTtattacaaatataatttttggaagtggaaatttttcttttcatgtgTTTGCTTATAAATATCCGTGGGCTTATAAAGGCTCCATGTTAACAAGGTTATTATAAACCACCCCCACCAACTATATGACATTCCCTAGCATAACTCCAAAGTAATGCGAGAGGAAGGACTTTTTAGtccttgatgatgatgatagtgcTTGCATACATGTTTAATTTGTGTATGATATAAATCTGCGCTCTAGCGTGTTGGCATATTCATCGTTTTCGTGATATGATGTCTGTTGCCGGTATGGAGGTGAGGTACATAATAATATAGCGAAATATTGTGAGTTTTCCAGCTTAAtaattatgttaaataaaacacactTGATGTGGAGATAGCTTTTGGTGAATGACTAAAATATTCAGCTTTTGATTTGAGTTGCTCGTCATCATCAGGATAAATGTTCTACTTAATTCTCAAAGTGTACTGTGCACTGTACACGTTGCGGGAGAACAAAGGAGAGCGCTATATAGACTCGTAGTGTTGGAGGCATATGGTTGCGTCTTTTTTCCCTCACTCCACACATAGAATGgctcacaaattttaaaattaaaagaaaaataacatccAAAACCTTTCTACAGAACGCGAGTACTCatatgttaacaaaaatgtcacaTGGATTTTTCACTCGAAAAGTTCTCAACTTAAATTATGTGTCGCGGTTATGTTATTTAGGgtagatttttgatttaattagatcgttaataaaaaaatacaactacTAATATGCACTATTTTATAATTgagtacaaaaatatgtttcaaaagtCGATTATATTTTAACTTGACTTGAATGATTTGGAGATGTGTTTTTTAATAGATCGAAATTCATTTTCAAGTTCGATTTCTAGAACTTATCTGATAGaccttttgaatttgttttttttttttcattattaagcATTTCCTTGAAAATAATACGTGCAATTAATCTTAGGCCAGTTTCAATTTTataggtatgttttttttttttttgcaattaatttaaacGGTATATATGCAATTGTGCATTGTGATTCagagtttaaaaaatcaatagacaTCAATTATGCAGGGTGCTTTGTCAATGATGCACAGATGAACCTTAAGATCACTTAagaatttaattgtatttttcttgtCATTAAGATTTAGTTTTCTTATTGATTTTATCAAAGTGATGTGCTCTAAAGAAGGCCTCTCTTATGGAACGAGGCACCTAATGACAAGTCGGAAGAATCATTCAAAtagattgttttaaaaatagaacacaaccttcttaaaaaaatatgttcgttTTGTAtgcttaaaacaaatattaagtgTGTTCTTGCTTCAAATGCTAATGATTTTGCAACCTTACCTGACCTGCAAAATGCTTTCGAGTCCCACTGAAGCTTGACCTTAAGGAATTTCCCGAGTGTCAACTATAAGTTGGTAGCTGGTAAACGCAAAGTTTTGCGTTTTAACAGCCCGATAAAAGCTTTGTGTAAATCTGTTACGTGAAACAGTGCgattactaaacaaaaaatctattatGGCACCAGCTATGTTCTTCAGCTGCACATCACCATTAAGGTGCCGTAAAAGAAGTCAAAACGAAATAAGTAAGAAAAAATGGCCTTACTGCACttcaaaaaagtgaaataaggccaattttcaGCAGTTGGCCATATAGCactttgacaaaattgaaataaagccaaactATTTTGACAGGCAATACCAACTTTTACGGTGGAGTATGTTAGGGGGCAAGCTCCCCCTGCAACCCCCTGCTTGggcacactataggatttgaAGCAATTGCGAGGTTAAGTACatggaaagttttttttgaaagtgataAAACCAATATTGCTTTATTACACTTTGTGTAATAAGGCCAACATTTGTAAATCGGCTTTATTACACTTTACAAAAGAGAAATAaggaaaattattgaaatttagcCCATTTTATTTCCATTGGCCCACCATTGACTGTAACATTCTGGCCagctttgattttttaagaagtaCGGACCAACAATTTTACCAACCCATAAAGTACATCAAACAGTCAGTGTCTTAACAAACACATAATCGTACTTGATAATTATCATCATTCGAAATACGACAGTATTGTTTATTCACGtatccattcaaccaaaagtgaAGTTCATTggtgaaatttaaattgtaatcaattttcaattgataGTTGACACTCGCTTTGTACTTATTAGAAGGATTCAAAGGAAACATTCTAGACAATGATATGAAAAGATGTTATagatgtaaaaaaataatacttaataaACGCGAGAAgtgcaaaaaagtaaaaataaattaaagtaggCAATAAATATTAACTTGAAGTTCAatgaattagtttttatttctcatacaattttaaattccatttttataaaaaaaattcatgtcCTATGTTCCCAGGTTTGAGAGCAGATTGTTCAACACTAtgatatgaatatgaataaaaaaaagttatataacAGAAATTAATCGTCCTTTTTAATAGCGATAAACTTACCAGATGCACCTTGCATCACAATAGGAATTACTCTCTGACCAACACTTCGAAGAAGATCTACAATTTGTTTAATAGCTGCAATATCCTCTACTGGTCCTCTTTCCCCCGAAATTTCTTCTTCTCCGAAGTCCGAACGGCGTTTTCGCCCTCTTCgcctaaaattgttttcatcagAGTAACTTCGATCTTTGGATTTCTGTAGGCTCCCAAACGTACCTAAAGGCTCAACATTCTTCACCTGTATTGATAATGATGTGTCTTcctattaaaatgaaataaatttgtttaataaaagaaaaattaaattcagtaaatttaaaataaagaatttaccACTGGGTATGTTTtacatagtaaaaaaaataaacattcgaATAGAATAAATAACCACAGCGCACAGAATAAGGAGGaatgcattttaaaacaaaatctctccaagttttaatatttatcaaaactcagcacaaaataataatactaaaacgaatataaatattattaataaactgCCTAACAAATATTACTCTCATGATTTATATATCAGTGAGTTGCGTTTTAACCAAATTCGTTAATtggaattattataataaattaaatttgcaatTGAGTTAAACAATGCAATATTCTTGGAAAATTGCTTGCTTCAAAAGCTTATTTCGCTAAAGAGCCATTGTTACataatatctttttaatttgtttacggCACACAATACATAAAATCACTATCATAGCTAATTTTAAAGACATACAGCAAGTTGAAAACTGCATTCGGTTAAGAAAAGTCTATTGGTCTGGGCCACAGGAATCCATAAAGGTGGCGGTAGATTCATATAAAACGCTACACTATGCTACTGGAACGCATAGGTATTTATTTTCGTACGCACAAACATGGTGTTAGGTCCAGAGTCCAGAGTAGGTCTTGAAAAATTGTGAAATATGCAGTCCAGAACTTAAGCATGATTGGCTTATGCATGAGTGTTTTTTCCATGACGGTAAATTGTTTTAGGTTCATGGTGCTTCGATTAATAAATGGATTTGATTCCAATGTTTTTGGCTTTTTATCCCGATTTATCTTCAACCAAGATGTTAAGAAACTCAAGCTTGTTGAAGATCCATTTTTTGTGTTGGTATATAAGATGGCGTCctcaacaaaattgaattctGAGCATTATACGCATTATATACAttatgttcatttttatttatatcggTGTAACCAGTTGAAGATACATATTATTTTGCAGGACACCAcctgtttcaattttttgagctTCTTCTCCCCTGGCAACACTtgcaaataaaaaccattttcaaATGACTATTTCAAttccaaataaatacaaaaactgaaacaaaacttaatttggaGTGCGAAacatttaattggatttttttccaacttcGATGATGATCTTTAGAATTATGCCgaatgcaaaagaaaaattgtaaacaattaGCTGAGTAATTATTTTCATTACTTTGTTGTTTCGGTTTCTCAGATACTAATGGAAACCCAAAAACCCCCATCATCATCTATGTACTTCTAAAAGTCTGTGGCAGCCTTAATGATTAACGAGCTATCTTTGCTTCAGTTAATTTCTGTTGCGATAAATTAAGAGAAAGTGGTTATAAATAAACCGAGTAATCCGAACAATAAGAAatagaatttcaaaatcaaatccaTGAACAATCTATTTCTTtggatttcaacaaaaagtttatcgataacaattgaaagttttttctttgatcTGAATGTTAGATTCGAGGATTAATAGTCAGTTTCTGGATTAACAAACTGTTTTGAGGATTACTTAACGTTATGTTGTCTATTCAATTCAGGtctatttcaaatatttagtagtagtagtaaatAGGTTATCATAAGCATTGTGAAAAAGAAGAACTACAACTAAATCAATTATATATTTCGCTTGGTTTTAAATAGTAAAGAAAATTGGAACGGAAATAGAAGAATGACAGCTGCAATTTCATGCTTCAGTTTATCCTTACTACCGGAACCAAACCGTGTGACGTAGAATTAAAGCTCATCTGGCAAAAAGCCAAACACATTCCGTAGCATTTGCCAAACATTGGAAGGAcgaattttagaaaaaacaaatctgGGAGTTTCCACTCAATTAaccgatttaaaataaaaaacaaataagtcttcaatttaataaaaaagacgCTTTAAGCATTAAAGTTCTTTTTCCATTGTTTGGAATTAAATTGTGCGCACACAAAAATCATCACCAcctacatgaaaaaaaaattctatatgAACAACTATTTCAAgattaaggaaaaaataaataatttctagttCTCAATGTGGCAGTTAAAAACATTCAAGTGCAAAATTCCAAGGACTGCATTGCTGTTAGATGCTAAAAATAAACCTTTCCGAAAAATTTAATGTGTGGGCAAGGACTGGAATTCGTTGAAAATGTACCTATTCAAGaccattttgagtttttgatcCTGTGAAATTGGACTTTTGCAAAAGATAAAGAGGATTATGTTCGTGTTACCTATGAAACATTGTCTTCTCACACAAGGATTTCATTGCTAAATGTACAAGATAGAGAACGAGTTGCTTGATTATATATTGTTACCTTCAAAGACGGAGCGGGAGGAGTTTTCTCTCTATCTCATGTAGTAAAACTTTTTGACGGCAAAGACAATGCTTAGAAGGAAACCGACTAAACAAAGCAACTAAAGTCGCGTACTTTAATCATGCTAACTTAATTTGTTGCAGGTGCACCTTCATTGGATATTCTTCTATACTCAAACCAAGAGATGGTACCCTTCTGTAGTTGCTTTTCTAAGCCAAGTCACCAAACACAAAGAGTTTAAGTGACATAGTAGCATTGAAATGTAGAATCTTTAAACTTTAATGCACAATTACGAAAAATAAGTCGAAATACTGCTTTGTTGGACAGGATAAACGTCTCTGTAATGATTAAACTAAGCCAACATCTAGGAATTTTGGGACATTTGCGAAAAGGTAGGACATGAGACCAACGCATCAGGAGCAACTCAAACTCATGGTCAGTTGCTTATTTGATGAGGACGAATTTAGACGCCGAAATACCACAAACATTGAATCAATTGGTGAATGAATACATCACCATAAAATATGCGAACAGGATCAAGATTAACTCAACTTAAatgaaacaaagaaacaaattagaTGAACAATTTTGAAACTTGAATACTTACGTTTTTATGAGTTGTTTTTTGTAGCAGAACAAAACGTTTCCCTACTTACTTTATACGTTCTTTATTACGGTTTTAAACTTGATGTTGTTTATTTCATCAAGGATTATTTATGAGAAGCAAGGTCCTTAGAAAGTGAACCACAGTTATTAAACCTGAATGCGTGACGTGCTTTGCACTTGACACGTACTTGCTATATATAAATGTAATGAACAATCGCCGAACGACTCCTTCGAGGCCACGTAATAGgaaaacgaaaaattttaactttaaaaatattataaaatttaatttttgtttctgttgttgttttaaatcaaataatattgtATATTCCTgcatatagtttaaaaaataaatgtaattagAATGAATAActtaactaaataaaatatcgaTATTATATAATTTCTAACAGAAAGTCTTTTCTGATTTCAGGCTCTTTTGCACACGCATGACGTTGTCGCAAGAGAGGTATACGGTGAGGAGGCTTTACGGGTAACACCCCCGCCACTAGCGCCCTATATCAATGGTGATGACATCGATAATGTTGACAGTGGCGAACTGCAGCATGTGACTAGAGTACGTTTGGTGCAGTTCCAGAAGAACACCGATGAGCCAATGGTAAGTTCAAACTCTTTCCCCTTACCTCTCAATCTTCCATTTTCACTATTTTGCTCAATGCAAATCtatgcatttaatttgatttccGGTTCCTTGCAGGGTATAACTTTGAAAATGACCGAAGATGGACGCTGTATTGTAGCTAGGATAATGCATGGCGGTATGATACATCGCCAGGCAACTTTACATGTGGGCGATGAAATTCGGGAAATTAATGGCCAACCAGTGCAACATCAATCCGTTGGTCAATTACAACGAATGCTGGTAAGTTATTATACACACATCGAGCAATGTTTCTGTCAAACTGTCTCACCCTCGAAACTTTtgtcataacaaaaatataaataaaaaatgttgaacctaTGTACTTAGATATAAAACGTGAAGTTCTGCTTCATATCACACTTGTCGCGGCGATTAAACGATATCCATGCAGATGTGTGCTTTACTTTGCGAATATGTACTTCTTTTTGCtgtaatttcaagtttttgtataacttttgGAACTTGGCCATATTAAAAGTTATTCAACGATAGAGAAAAGGTACTATGACGAAGAAAAGTCTAATCCTTACAGCTTTAGAAGTAGGCAAAGGGTTAACTTAAAATCCTTTCATTTATATGTGTTTCCATGTAAGAGAAAGACATTCTTGGTCtgataaatattgttgtttttatttgatggtCTTTCGTTTGCCCTTAAAGAAGCTTAAAGAGCAGACATCCGGCATTTTGCTGAGACATGTTTAATATACTGATATTAGAACTGTTTGCATAGGATTCATTTAGGTTTTTTGTGTCTAGGTATAATTATCCTATTCTATTGgttgttttattagtttttcaaaGACTATTAAAAACATATCTCAGCAAAAAGTGCAAAGTTTGCAGttgaaatttagttttgaatgtGAATAAAACcaagataattttgttttagagtTTTCAATCGAGAAACTTCATCGTCGTACTTTTTTGGGTTCATCTGTGtcgatttatttttcagttttgtctTATACAGAAGTTCTACGTCCtatggaatttttttaattaagtttttcattaACATTTCAAGAACataacaacaaacaataaatatttaagggTCCACAGGCATAGAGCAGACGTCTTAACATTGGTGTGTTGCGTTTATTTATGTGTCATGACATCAATGTGCCTACAAGTATTGTGTGCTTGGGTAGATTAAGTCGACAATAACCAACAATTTGTGGTCGCTGCATTTTTATCATATTAGAAATGAAATTTGATCAATGCAATTATGGCGCGGCGTTTACTTTTTATGTCGATATCTTAATATCTGAAATATGTATGGAAATGTTCCATGACACCTCCGGTGTAACATTGAGTGAAAAGATACATTGACAATGTTGTAGTAGCTGCACTCAACTTTCTTAAGTATTGTTGTTTCATATAATGTATATAACACATGATTAATATTTACATTATAATttttcagacatttttactaGACAATTAAAACGAttactataaataaaatatatacaatttatcTTATGTTTAGGATAAAGCACGCTATGGGTTGGCCGTTCCAAAGCGACAGCTTTTACAAATCCTCAAGGTTCGTTGTAATGTAGAAAAATTAGAATTCATAACATTGTGTGGAGTTTTCAAATGTTCAGCCAATAGATAAAGAAAAACCATCATACTAATAATGGAGTCCGCGGAACTCAATTTTTACTGCAGTTTTCTATTAATCACTCACTTTCCATACAATTAATACTACTTTGTGGATTCCCTAATTAGCAGTAGTTttctgtttcataaaaaaacatttcatttttcttccTTAGAGTTTGATTTTTGCTTAATAGAGTAGTGAAACAACTCATATTAAGAAAATTCATTTCCTACTTTATATCCAGGGATTACATTACAAAACTACATGAAATTAAATGTAGTAGTTAAAtgtgatttaaaacaaaaataccgtttttcggcattctataaatagtatagtagaaaattaccaagaaaacgcatcggcagtagccagattttttatttaaaaattgttacaactgaaagaagatctgtcagaataataataaaaaaaaacacacacacaaatagaagaaagtttgtgaaaatcaaaagttaaaactaactaaaactaataaaatggacaattttaaaaaagaaatgttaagaaaacatttggAAATTGAGACTCtattaaaaaaggtaatttaacaatttcttcaaggagggggtttgttcgtagactactataTTAAAATGTGGTGTCGCATATTCTTAAACTATTCACTACTTCATTGTtcaacacgaatcaaactatctcacttgca
It encodes:
- the LOC129943119 gene encoding uncharacterized protein LOC129943119, with amino-acid sequence MHSSLFCALWLFILFECLFFLLCKTYPVEDTSLSIQVKNVEPLGTFGSLQKSKDRSYSDENNFRRRGRKRRSDFGEEEISGERGPVEDIAAIKQIVDLLRSVGQRVIPIVMQGASVLNNLLSNLGT